In a genomic window of Sulfuriferula nivalis:
- a CDS encoding copper-translocating P-type ATPase, which produces MQAHNHQSHHAHMAEDFRQRFWIALVLTVPILALSPLLQELVGLRKTISFSGDLYVLFGLSTAVFFYGGWPFLKGLYTELKSARPGMMTLVAVAITTAYAYSSAVVFGLPGKVFFWELATLVDVMLLGHWIEMKSVMGASKALEELAKLMPSDAHKLMPDGSVKDVPLSELAVDDQVLIKPGEKIPADGIIVDGESAVNEAMLTGESMPVTKKTNDKVIGGAINGEGSLTIAVKGTGKDSFLSQVIDLVKQAQESKSKTQDLANTAAMWLTIIALSGGAITFFIWLGVMGKDLSFAIERAVTVMVITCPHALGLAVPLVVAVSTALAASNGLLIRNRSAFEQARKVQAIIFDKTGTLTEGRFGVTDTLLLAQDIDKDTLIKYAASVEANSEHPIAKAIASYEDKLPIENFKGIAGKGAEARVDGKEVKVVSPGFLREQNIAMDDKRVDELKAQGKTVVFVLIDGQLKGAIALADIIRPESKQAIAALRAMGIKCMMLTGDNKQVAQWVSDQVGLDEYFAEVLPQDKAAKVKEVQSRGILVAMTGDGVNDAPALAQANLGIAIGAGSDVAVETADIILVRSNPMDVVALLKLSKATYSKMIQNLIWATGYNAFAIPLAAGALYSWGVILSPALGAALMAASTVIVAINARLLTIPRGSDTKSVIPQDKQGIKTKQQITKRAYELYEQEGRQNGHDVQDWNQAEHEIRKE; this is translated from the coding sequence ATGCAAGCACATAATCATCAGAGTCACCACGCGCATATGGCTGAGGATTTCCGGCAGCGTTTCTGGATCGCATTGGTACTGACCGTGCCGATACTGGCCCTCTCGCCGTTGCTTCAGGAGCTGGTGGGTTTACGTAAAACCATCAGTTTTTCTGGCGATTTATATGTCTTGTTTGGCCTGTCTACCGCAGTATTCTTTTATGGTGGCTGGCCATTTCTGAAGGGTCTATACACAGAACTCAAATCCGCCCGACCGGGGATGATGACGCTGGTCGCAGTTGCCATCACTACGGCATATGCATATAGCAGTGCCGTGGTTTTTGGCTTGCCCGGCAAGGTGTTCTTTTGGGAGCTGGCTACGCTGGTCGATGTGATGTTGCTCGGGCACTGGATAGAAATGAAGTCAGTGATGGGTGCATCCAAAGCGCTGGAGGAATTGGCGAAATTGATGCCTTCCGACGCCCACAAACTCATGCCTGACGGCAGTGTGAAGGATGTGCCGTTAAGCGAGCTGGCGGTGGACGATCAGGTGCTGATCAAACCGGGTGAAAAGATTCCCGCTGACGGTATTATCGTGGATGGTGAAAGTGCGGTGAATGAAGCCATGCTCACCGGGGAATCAATGCCAGTCACCAAAAAAACCAACGACAAGGTTATCGGCGGTGCCATCAATGGCGAAGGTTCACTCACCATCGCAGTTAAAGGTACCGGCAAGGATTCATTTTTGTCGCAGGTCATCGATCTGGTTAAACAGGCTCAGGAAAGCAAATCCAAGACTCAGGATCTGGCCAACACCGCAGCAATGTGGCTCACCATTATCGCGTTGAGTGGTGGTGCAATTACCTTCTTTATCTGGTTGGGCGTCATGGGCAAAGATCTCTCTTTTGCTATTGAACGTGCCGTAACTGTCATGGTCATCACTTGCCCGCATGCGCTTGGTTTGGCAGTGCCGCTGGTAGTTGCTGTTTCCACGGCGTTGGCCGCGAGCAATGGATTATTGATTCGTAATCGTTCCGCTTTTGAACAGGCCAGAAAAGTACAGGCGATTATTTTCGACAAAACCGGCACGCTTACCGAAGGCCGTTTTGGCGTGACGGATACCCTGCTGTTAGCGCAGGATATCGACAAAGATACACTGATTAAATATGCGGCCTCGGTGGAAGCCAATTCCGAGCACCCCATTGCCAAGGCTATTGCTTCTTACGAAGATAAATTGCCCATAGAAAACTTTAAAGGCATAGCTGGCAAAGGTGCCGAAGCCAGAGTTGATGGCAAGGAGGTCAAAGTGGTGAGCCCGGGCTTCCTGCGCGAACAGAACATCGCTATGGATGACAAACGCGTGGACGAACTCAAAGCGCAAGGCAAAACGGTGGTATTTGTGCTGATTGATGGTCAGCTGAAAGGCGCAATTGCACTGGCTGATATCATCCGGCCCGAATCTAAACAGGCTATCGCTGCACTCAGGGCGATGGGTATCAAGTGCATGATGCTCACTGGGGACAACAAACAGGTCGCCCAATGGGTGTCGGATCAGGTCGGGCTGGATGAGTATTTCGCCGAAGTCCTGCCTCAGGATAAAGCGGCCAAAGTTAAAGAAGTGCAGTCCCGTGGCATATTGGTGGCTATGACCGGTGATGGCGTGAACGACGCTCCCGCGTTGGCGCAGGCGAATTTGGGTATCGCTATTGGGGCGGGTTCCGATGTTGCAGTCGAAACGGCAGACATTATTCTGGTGCGCAGTAATCCGATGGATGTTGTGGCGCTCCTCAAGCTTTCCAAGGCTACCTATAGCAAGATGATTCAGAACCTCATCTGGGCGACCGGCTATAACGCGTTCGCTATCCCGCTGGCAGCCGGTGCCCTTTACAGCTGGGGAGTGATTCTATCTCCAGCATTGGGCGCGGCGCTGATGGCCGCGAGCACGGTGATAGTCGCGATTAACGCACGTTTACTCACCATACCTCGGGGTTCTGATACCAAGTCGGTAATACCGCAAGATAAACAAGGTATTAAAACCAAACAACAAATCACCAAACGTGCCTATGAATTGTATGAGCAGGAAGGTCGTCAGAATGGACATGATGTTCAGGACTGGAATCAGGCCGAACATGAGATTCGGAAAGAATAG
- a CDS encoding ADP-polyphosphate phosphotransferase has protein sequence MKIKPKDFQVQEGKKLDLAKWPTQIKTVYKSKSKYKKYLKAQVEELSELQRIHYASNHYSVLLIFQAMDAAGKDGAIRHVMSGVNPQGCQVFSFKHPTPEELEHDFLWRSTRDLPERGRIGIFNRSYYEEVLIVRVHPEILQGEGLPDGVLNEKTVWRERYRSIVDMENHLYRNGTRIIKFFLHLSKEEQRKRFLDRIDEPEKNWKFSLNDMVERGYWEQYMQAYESCLSATSTEHAPWYVVPADDKKNARLIISEIILDTFKSLNMSYPEVDAARLQELASIRQQLMLEAPCPKP, from the coding sequence ATGAAAATTAAACCTAAGGATTTCCAGGTGCAAGAAGGTAAAAAGCTTGATCTTGCGAAGTGGCCGACGCAGATCAAAACGGTCTATAAGTCGAAGTCAAAATACAAGAAATACCTCAAAGCACAGGTGGAGGAGTTAAGCGAGCTGCAACGCATACACTACGCATCCAATCACTATTCTGTATTGCTTATTTTTCAGGCCATGGATGCGGCTGGTAAGGATGGCGCCATTCGGCACGTTATGTCCGGCGTCAATCCGCAAGGTTGTCAGGTATTCAGCTTCAAACATCCGACCCCCGAGGAACTGGAACACGATTTCCTGTGGCGTAGTACGCGTGATTTACCGGAACGAGGACGTATCGGTATTTTCAACCGATCCTACTATGAGGAAGTCCTGATCGTTCGTGTGCATCCGGAGATACTGCAAGGTGAAGGCTTGCCTGATGGGGTGCTCAATGAGAAAACCGTCTGGCGTGAGCGATATCGCTCCATCGTCGATATGGAGAACCATCTTTATCGAAACGGGACACGGATCATTAAGTTTTTCTTGCATCTTTCCAAGGAAGAGCAGCGCAAACGCTTTCTGGATCGCATCGACGAGCCTGAAAAGAACTGGAAATTCAGCCTCAACGATATGGTCGAACGGGGATATTGGGAGCAGTATATGCAGGCCTATGAATCATGCCTGAGTGCAACCAGTACCGAGCACGCACCCTGGTATGTGGTTCCTGCCGATGATAAGAAAAATGCGCGACTAATTATTTCCGAAATTATTCTGGATACATTCAAGTCACTCAACATGAGTTATCCGGAAGTAGACGCTGCACGGCTGCAGGAATTGGCGTCAATACGCCAGCAACTGATGTTGGAAGCGCCATGTCCTAAACCTTAA
- a CDS encoding zinc ribbon-containing protein, with amino-acid sequence MKDLLPPRDPIDGMGEAYELLLENVLKKTRQSGIVAREVYDEIRNEIIALDKFSDDEVDKLEVYIKRDLIDAAQYLDENGKDLTAWIGFDIALIKRDFLERFTNAADQTTVALARLKLKAEIAGYKTGELTGLGTLVCDQCGEKLHFHKPGHIPPCPKCNSTHFHRQKIEL; translated from the coding sequence ATGAAAGATTTACTGCCACCACGCGATCCTATAGACGGTATGGGTGAAGCTTATGAATTGCTGCTGGAAAATGTGTTAAAGAAAACGCGGCAAAGTGGTATCGTTGCTCGTGAAGTATATGATGAGATTCGCAACGAGATCATAGCCTTGGACAAGTTTAGCGATGATGAAGTTGACAAGCTGGAAGTCTATATAAAACGCGACCTGATCGATGCCGCGCAATATCTCGATGAGAATGGTAAAGATTTGACAGCATGGATAGGGTTTGACATAGCATTGATCAAGCGTGATTTTCTGGAACGATTTACCAATGCAGCAGATCAAACTACTGTAGCGTTAGCTCGGCTGAAACTCAAAGCGGAAATAGCAGGTTATAAAACCGGTGAGCTGACTGGGTTGGGCACACTGGTCTGTGATCAATGTGGTGAAAAATTGCACTTTCATAAACCGGGGCACATCCCCCCTTGTCCCAAGTGTAATAGCACGCATTTTCACCGGCAGAAGATAGAATTATGA
- the zwf gene encoding glucose-6-phosphate dehydrogenase, protein MDTSHSRMAPADALVIFGVTGDLAHKMIFPALYAMAKRGVLNVPVVGVAGSQLSLAQLRQRVEDSVAEAGKIDDRAAFDHLLSLLCYVGGDYNDPDTFIALKQALGAARRPAHYLAIPPALFAIVIRGLGAAGLADQARVIVEKPFGRDLASAQALNRIALSVFAEDAIFRIDHYLGKEAIMNILYFRFANSFLEPIWNRNYVSSVQITLSENFGIKERGAFYESAGCLRDVIQNHLFQIVALLAMEPPAYQGFGAVHSEKAKVFQAMRPLQPDDVVRGQYSGYRQEAGVAPDSDVETYCALRLFIDSWRWQGVPWYLRSGKCLAETAAEVLVELKPPPQKLFDDAAAVTGRANYFRFRISPNSAVALAARVKRAGKEFTGDQRELYLLDEQLGEETPYERLLEDAMAGDGALFTREDAVEAAWAVVDLVLDAHQPAYPYQPGSWGPQQADTLIAADSIWHNPMPEKGRK, encoded by the coding sequence ATGGACACTAGCCATAGTCGTATGGCACCTGCAGATGCACTGGTGATTTTTGGTGTGACCGGCGACCTTGCCCACAAGATGATTTTCCCTGCGCTGTACGCAATGGCCAAGCGTGGTGTGCTTAACGTGCCCGTGGTAGGCGTTGCCGGGTCACAGTTGAGTCTTGCGCAATTGCGTCAACGGGTGGAGGATAGTGTTGCTGAAGCCGGCAAGATCGATGATCGTGCTGCATTCGATCACCTGCTGTCATTGCTCTGTTATGTGGGCGGTGATTACAACGATCCGGACACGTTCATTGCGCTTAAACAGGCATTGGGTGCTGCCCGTCGCCCAGCGCATTATCTGGCTATTCCACCTGCACTGTTCGCTATTGTGATCAGGGGGCTGGGTGCTGCCGGACTTGCCGATCAGGCGCGCGTCATCGTTGAGAAACCGTTCGGGCGCGATCTCGCTTCTGCACAGGCGCTGAACCGCATCGCGCTGTCGGTGTTCGCGGAAGATGCCATTTTCCGCATCGATCACTATCTCGGGAAAGAGGCTATTATGAATATCCTCTATTTCCGCTTCGCCAATTCTTTCCTCGAGCCAATCTGGAATCGTAATTACGTATCCAGCGTACAGATTACGCTGTCTGAAAATTTCGGCATCAAGGAGCGCGGTGCGTTTTACGAAAGTGCAGGTTGCCTGCGCGATGTTATCCAGAACCATTTATTTCAGATTGTCGCATTGCTGGCTATGGAGCCGCCAGCCTATCAGGGCTTCGGTGCCGTACATAGCGAGAAGGCCAAGGTATTTCAGGCCATGCGTCCTTTGCAGCCGGATGACGTGGTGCGTGGCCAGTACAGCGGTTATCGTCAGGAAGCGGGTGTTGCGCCAGATTCGGATGTCGAGACCTACTGCGCGCTGCGGCTATTTATCGATTCGTGGCGCTGGCAAGGGGTACCGTGGTATTTGCGTTCTGGTAAATGTCTGGCGGAGACGGCTGCCGAGGTGCTGGTCGAGCTGAAACCACCACCACAAAAATTGTTTGATGACGCTGCGGCTGTAACTGGGCGCGCCAATTATTTTCGTTTCCGGATTTCCCCCAATTCAGCGGTCGCGCTCGCCGCGCGCGTCAAACGGGCAGGCAAGGAATTCACCGGTGACCAGCGTGAACTTTATCTGCTGGATGAGCAACTTGGGGAAGAAACACCCTACGAACGCTTACTTGAGGATGCCATGGCCGGCGATGGCGCGCTTTTCACTCGTGAAGATGCAGTCGAAGCTGCCTGGGCAGTGGTCGACCTGGTACTCGACGCGCACCAGCCGGCATACCCCTACCAGCCCGGTAGCTGGGGTCCGCAGCAGGCTGATACATTGATTGCCGCAGACAGTATCTGGCATAACCCGATGCCAGAAAAGGGTAGAAAATGA
- a CDS encoding class I SAM-dependent methyltransferase codes for MDESARSKFLSMVKAHQDRDDPSGWCDQVYQDADGDVSAVFWADLVPNPYLITWLEAHPNTSPQRTAITVGCGVGDDAEALSAHGYQVTAFDISPTAIALCRKRYPDSRVNYVVADLFDHPRDWANGFDLVFECNTIQVLPGEYRLRALNAIAAMVAPGGHALISCRSRNTGEKEDAFPLPLDRPEIDGFIRAGLCEQAFVIYDDDQAPPVQHFFACYNRPTK; via the coding sequence ATGGATGAATCAGCCCGCAGTAAATTTCTCAGCATGGTCAAAGCCCACCAGGATAGAGACGATCCTAGCGGCTGGTGTGATCAGGTTTATCAGGATGCCGATGGTGACGTAAGCGCTGTATTCTGGGCAGACCTCGTACCCAACCCTTACCTGATTACCTGGCTCGAAGCGCACCCAAATACCAGCCCCCAGCGCACTGCAATCACTGTAGGTTGTGGTGTCGGTGATGACGCTGAAGCACTGTCTGCTCACGGCTATCAGGTCACCGCTTTCGATATTTCGCCAACAGCCATCGCGCTATGCCGCAAGCGCTACCCAGACAGCAGGGTCAACTATGTAGTCGCCGATCTGTTCGACCACCCGCGAGACTGGGCAAATGGATTTGATCTGGTATTTGAATGCAACACCATACAAGTCTTACCTGGGGAATATCGGTTACGTGCACTGAATGCAATTGCCGCCATGGTTGCTCCTGGTGGTCATGCACTGATTTCCTGTCGCAGCCGCAATACGGGAGAAAAAGAAGACGCCTTTCCGCTGCCACTTGACCGCCCAGAAATAGACGGATTTATCCGCGCAGGATTATGCGAACAAGCTTTCGTGATCTACGATGACGATCAGGCTCCACCCGTGCAACACTTTTTCGCTTGTTACAACCGTCCAACTAAATAG
- a CDS encoding DUF2059 domain-containing protein, translating to MRIIKITIATVLLLSATVATAAPADENSIKQLLAITQAQKLVAGMLNQVDAMMSMSIQQALKGKVPNPGEQQAINNMKDKMVVLIHGDLAWDKVEPMYIRLYKDTFTEEEVAGMLAFYKTPAGQAVIQKMPVLMQKSMFEVQNMLSQDRPKIQKIQQDFLVELKAANKGTGN from the coding sequence ATGCGTATTATTAAAATTACGATCGCCACAGTTCTCCTCCTCAGTGCTACTGTAGCCACGGCTGCACCCGCTGATGAAAATTCTATTAAACAACTACTTGCCATCACTCAAGCACAGAAACTAGTAGCGGGCATGTTAAATCAAGTTGATGCCATGATGAGCATGTCCATACAACAAGCATTAAAAGGCAAGGTTCCAAATCCTGGTGAGCAACAAGCCATTAACAATATGAAAGATAAAATGGTTGTGCTTATCCATGGCGATCTGGCTTGGGACAAGGTTGAGCCCATGTACATTCGTCTTTACAAAGACACATTTACAGAAGAAGAAGTCGCAGGTATGTTGGCGTTTTATAAAACACCCGCAGGTCAGGCGGTGATACAAAAAATGCCAGTTTTGATGCAAAAATCCATGTTTGAAGTACAAAACATGTTGTCCCAAGATCGCCCAAAAATTCAAAAGATTCAGCAAGATTTTCTCGTTGAATTAAAAGCCGCAAATAAAGGTACAGGAAACTGA